The DNA sequence CATGTCGCCGATGCCGATCCGTGCCAGCGTGATGAGCGCAAAGGTCCTGTCTCCGGCTGGTACGGGCAACACCGAGTTCGCCAATACTTATGCTGCGTATGAGGCGCTGTCGGACGAGGACAAGGCGCACCTCGCTGACCTTCGCGCTGTCCATGCCCTGGCTGCCACCCAGCTGGATGTCTATCCCGAGCCGTCTTATAAACAGTGGCAGCAGTGGCGCGCCGTGGGCCGCAAGGAACTGCCCTTGGTCTGGACGCACCGGTCAGGCCGTAAATCGCTGGTCATCGGGAACTCGGCCCACAACATCCTCGACTACGACCCGCTGGATGGAGAAGAGCTGCTGGTCCGCCTGCGCGATTTCGCGACCAGCGATCAGTTCACCTACCTTCACGAATGGACCGTGGGTGACTGCGTCCTCTGGGACAACACCGGTACCTTGCACCGCGCGACCCGCTACGATCCCACCTGCGGACGCGTCCTGCACCGCACCAAGATCGAGGGCGACGAGCCGATCGTATAATTGAGACCCATAAGGACATACAGGAGAAGTCATGACGAAGCCACTGGGACGCATCGGCGTCTGGTCCCTGGAAATGCGCTTCGGCGACAAGGAGCAGGCTGCCGAGGCCGCGGCGGAACTCGATGAACTGGGGTTTGGCGCGCTCTGGGTACCCGGCGGCGTCGGCGGAGACGTCACAGGTGATCTTGATCACCTGCTTGGCGCGACAAGCCGGATGGTCATCGCGACGGGCATCCTCAACATCTGGAAACACGATCCCGCCGAGGTCGCACGGTGGTGGCTGGCTTTGCCGCAGGACCGGCAGGAGCGGGTCCTGCTCGGTCTTGGCGTGAGCCATCCGCACGCGATCGGCGATGCCTGGCAAAAGCCACTGGCAAAAATGGCTGATTACCTGTCGCAACTGGCCGATTCCGGCTTGCCAGGCGATGCCACCTGTCTCGCAGCGCTCGGGCCGAAAATGCTCCACCTCGCGCGGGAGCGTACCTCGGGCGTCCATCCTTACCTAGTGACTCCGGAGCATACGGCGCTTGCTCGTCAGGCTCTCGGTCCTGATCGCCTTGTCGCGCCGGAGCAAGGTGTCGTGCTTGAGACTGAACCGCAGCGGGCACGGGAACTGGCCCGCAAGGCGCTGTCTCAGTATCAGTCTTATCCGAACTACATCAACAGCTGGAAGCGGCTTGGCTTCTCGGACGAGGAAATCGCGACGGTCAGCGATCGCCTTGTGGACTCCCTGTTCGCATGGGGCCCCATGGAGCGCATCGAGGGCCGGATCGGCGAGCACTTCGCCGCGGGCGCCGATCACGTCTGCGTGCAGGTCATAACCGGTGCAGGGCTCGACATCGCAGCTGCGCGCGAAGGCTGGAGAGCGATCGCCAAAGCCTTGCTCTAGGAAAAACCGCCGCCGAAAGGCATCGATGGGGCTGCTCTCCCACTTCGATGACCCGCAGGTTTGGGAACTCGTCGCGCATGCCGCCAGCAGAATCCGGCCGTCCGGCAAATATCTTGCCTCGACCTTGCACCCTGGCAAGACCTGCCGCGAGATGTTCGATCAGGGTTATGGCCTTATCCTGGCCAGCAAGGATGTCGATTTCCTGCTGAACGGTGTGAAAGCAATGCGACTTAGCTGATCGGTTTTCCTTCGGTGTGTCCACCAAGGGACGAACCAACTCGGTCCTGGTCCTTGACCTGCACCCTGAATTCTGGACCGTTCTGAGCTGTAAAATTCTAGTTATGATTGGATGCCAGGATATGGAATGTGTGATGAAGAGATCGAAGTTTTCGGAGGCGCAGATACGCCCGCCGCAAGGTGAAGTGACATGACCGACGACGCAAATGCCTCCGGATCGGCCCTTCCTCAGGATCCCGCGCCAAGGCTCCCCCCGGTGCGGCCCGATGACTTCACAGATGAAATGCGCGCCTTCTTCGGCAAGTGGACGGGCGGCTTCTTCAGCAATGCGGACAAGAATCCGCCGCTAATGACCTTTGCGCATCATCCGCGTCTTGCCGATGTGTTCTCGCAGTTCAACATCCACCTTCTCACCACCAACACGCTGCCGGTGAAGCAGCGCCAGATCGCGATCATGCGCACCGCCTGGGTGACAAAAGCCACCTACATGTGGTCGAGCCACCTCAAAACCAGCAGGCTGGCCGGGCTTTCGGACGACATGTATGCACCGATCCAGAACGGAGCCGACGATCCTTACTTCACGCCCTTCGAGAGTGCGGTGATACGCGCGACGGACGAGCTGGTCTTGGATCACGAAGTCAGCGATGCAAGCTGGGAGGCACTCATGACCGAGTGGAACAAGCAGCAGATGCTCGATTTCC is a window from the Novosphingobium sp. TH158 genome containing:
- a CDS encoding TauD/TfdA family dioxygenase; this encodes MTTMEQSRLRCELVKSTIGARVLNTKEELLSGALAEEIMDLLEQCGVIVFPQLNLTDDEQVAFTNTLGKFAHELRGEAVYKISLDPSVTATADYLNAAFFWHFDGFMSPMPIRASVMSAKVLSPAGTGNTEFANTYAAYEALSDEDKAHLADLRAVHALAATQLDVYPEPSYKQWQQWRAVGRKELPLVWTHRSGRKSLVIGNSAHNILDYDPLDGEELLVRLRDFATSDQFTYLHEWTVGDCVLWDNTGTLHRATRYDPTCGRVLHRTKIEGDEPIV
- a CDS encoding TIGR03620 family F420-dependent LLM class oxidoreductase, whose protein sequence is MTKPLGRIGVWSLEMRFGDKEQAAEAAAELDELGFGALWVPGGVGGDVTGDLDHLLGATSRMVIATGILNIWKHDPAEVARWWLALPQDRQERVLLGLGVSHPHAIGDAWQKPLAKMADYLSQLADSGLPGDATCLAALGPKMLHLARERTSGVHPYLVTPEHTALARQALGPDRLVAPEQGVVLETEPQRARELARKALSQYQSYPNYINSWKRLGFSDEEIATVSDRLVDSLFAWGPMERIEGRIGEHFAAGADHVCVQVITGAGLDIAAAREGWRAIAKALL
- a CDS encoding carboxymuconolactone decarboxylase family protein; the protein is MTDDANASGSALPQDPAPRLPPVRPDDFTDEMRAFFGKWTGGFFSNADKNPPLMTFAHHPRLADVFSQFNIHLLTTNTLPVKQRQIAIMRTAWVTKATYMWSSHLKTSRLAGLSDDMYAPIQNGADDPYFTPFESAVIRATDELVLDHEVSDASWEALMTEWNKQQMLDFLFTVGGYVLSAGVMRSARIQRQPDLLALAERYGAP